CCAGGACGTGGTTGCGGAGGATGCCCTCGAACTTCGCGCCCAGCCGCTCAATCGCGGCGCGCGAGCGCGTGTTGCGCTGGTCCGTCTTGAGCTGCACGCGCATGGCGCCCAGCGACTCGAAGGCGAGTTGGAGCAGCAGGAACTTGCACTCGGTGTTGACGCGCGTGCGCCACACCCGGCGCCCCAGCCACGTCCAGCCGATCTCCAACGTGCGGCTGTCGCGCTGGATGTCCAGGTAGCTGGTGGAGCCCACGGGCACGCCCGTCGCCTGCTCGATGATGACGAACGGACGCTCGGTGCCCTTCTCCGCGCCGCGCAGGCGGTCCGCGATGAAGCGCTCCACGTCCTCGCGCGTGCGAGGCACCACGGTGAAGTACGTGAAGAGTTCGTCCTCGCACAGTGAGGCGAGGGCCGGGGCGTGCTCGAGCGACAGGGGCTCCAGGCGCACCGCGCGGCCCTCGAGGACGACGGGGGGAACGACCAGCGGCAGGGGCTCCCGTCGGGGGAGCCCCTCGTCCGAGGCAAGCAGGAGGACAGGGGCGCTCATGATGCGCCCACTCTGCGTCGGCGCGTCTTGGCGCGCCAAGAGCCACTTGTCGCCGGCTCAGTAGTACCGCTTGCGCTTGCTGCTGGGGAGGATGCCCAGCACCTCGCGGTACTTGGCCACCGTGCGGCGCGCGATTTCGGTGCCCTGCGAGCGCAAGAGCTCGACGATCTTCTGGTCCGAGTACGGGTTGCGCGCGTCCTCCTGCGCGACGAGCTGCTTGATGTGGTGCTTCACCGCCTCGCTGGCGGTGTCCTCGCCGGACACGCGGGCGATGGACGAGTTGAAGAAGTACTTCAGCTCGAAGATGCCCTGCGGCGTG
This genomic interval from Myxococcus guangdongensis contains the following:
- a CDS encoding GNAT family N-acetyltransferase, producing the protein MSAPVLLLASDEGLPRREPLPLVVPPVVLEGRAVRLEPLSLEHAPALASLCEDELFTYFTVVPRTREDVERFIADRLRGAEKGTERPFVIIEQATGVPVGSTSYLDIQRDSRTLEIGWTWLGRRVWRTRVNTECKFLLLQLAFESLGAMRVQLKTDQRNTRSRAAIERLGAKFEGILRNHVLVRGGVVRDSAYYSVIDTEWPEVKARLSGMLQKEA